A genomic segment from Sporichthya brevicatena encodes:
- a CDS encoding phage portal protein: protein MPKTLTELGDTASELLAEYRAQRQRLATIHAYMTNRKQDIYVPRSASREYRALVDQARFNVLPLVVSTVAQALYVDGYRQTGPDGLAVSSANADVWDKVWQPNRMDARQAALYRAALTYGWSYCLVEPGEPVPVLTPYSPRDAVAI from the coding sequence ACACTGACCGAGCTCGGTGACACCGCCTCCGAACTGCTCGCCGAGTACCGCGCGCAGCGGCAGCGGCTGGCCACCATCCACGCCTACATGACCAACCGGAAGCAGGACATCTACGTCCCCCGCTCCGCGTCCCGCGAGTACCGCGCCCTGGTCGACCAGGCCCGGTTCAACGTGCTGCCCCTCGTCGTGTCGACCGTCGCGCAGGCCCTGTACGTCGACGGCTACCGGCAGACCGGTCCCGACGGCCTCGCCGTCTCCAGCGCCAACGCCGACGTCTGGGACAAGGTGTGGCAGCCCAACCGTATGGACGCCCGGCAGGCCGCGCTGTACCGCGCAGCGCTCACCTACGGCTGGTCGTACTGCCTCGTCGAGCCCGGCGAGCCGGTGCCGGTCCTCACCCCGTACTCGCCGCGAGACGCCGTCGCGATCT